A single genomic interval of Helianthus annuus cultivar XRQ/B chromosome 6, HanXRQr2.0-SUNRISE, whole genome shotgun sequence harbors:
- the LOC110864465 gene encoding uncharacterized protein LOC110864465, translating to MKLNLTFLVPLFLILIIVVHCVNSDPEVKKNAHDDLGTETRTKTDPKVALNENSSTSGSNIESKPVNPDPSKKDKVSNDVTNGNVDKTTKSVPSKPLVDKETGNLQKGSKDKDLVDNVENKSETDNGSGSKGVPKEDNLPNMRKGSFRGEQCDSSFKCTIGNGENHGMIACLSVPGDESTEVSLIIQNKGKGPLDVNISAPNFVRLDKPKVTIQENDDQKVMVSIGEGKTEKLITLKTLEGSCSLDFMDFLTHNPMKKSNYASQLTYTSLFRRTPFLGLLSLALILVIVSVVVCVTYQKRRFVNSGAKYQKLDAELPVSGGPKVDFDQKDGWDDNWSDDWGDVEAPSTPSMPLTPSISSAGVSSRRVNKDAWKD from the exons GTGAAGAAGAATGCACACGATGATTTAGGTACAGAAACAAGAACAAAGACAGACCCGAAAGTTGCTTTAAACGAGAACTCAAGCACATCGGGCTCGAATATAGAATCTAAGCCAGTGAATCCTGATCCTTCAAAGAAGGACAAAGTTTCAAATGATGTCACAAATGGTAATGTGGACAAGACTACTAAGAGTGTTCCAAGTAAGCCATTAGTGGATAAAGAAACTGGTAATTTGCAAAAGGGTTCAAAAGATAAGGACTTGGTGGACAATGTTGAGAATAAAAGTGAAACAGATAATGGGTCGGGATCTAAAGGTGTGCCCAAGGAGGATAACTTGCCAAACATGAGGAAGGGAAGTTTTCGAGGCGAACAATGTGATTCGTCTTTCAAGTGCACAATTGGTAATGGTGAAAATCATGGAATGATTGCTTGTCTAAGTGTTCCGGGAGATG AGTCTACAGAAGTTTCCCTTATAATCCAGAACAAGGGAAAGGGCCCGCTCGATGTAAATATTAGCGCTCCTAATTTTGTTCGCTTGGATAAACCAAAAGTTACAATCCAAGAAAACGATGACCAAAAG GTTATGGTCTCTATAGGAGAAGGAAAAACCGAAAAACTTATAACTCTAAAAACACTTGAAGGCAGTTGCAGTCTCGATTTTATGGATTTTCTTACGCATAATCCCATgaaaaagtcaaactatgcgtCGCAGTTGACTTACACGAGCCTCTTCAGACGGACTCCGTTTCTTGGACTCTTATCTCTAGCTTTAATACTAGTAATAGTATCGGTTGTGGTTTGTGTAACCTATCAAAAAAGACGTTTTGTGAACAGTGGTGCGAAATATCAGAAACTGGACGCTGAGCTCCCGGTTTCAGGTGGGCCCAAGGTTGACTTTGACCAAAAAGATGGATGGGATGACAATTGGAGCGATGATTGGGGTGATGTTGAAGCGCCCAGTACTCCCTCTATGCCTCTTACTCCGAGCATTTCCTCTGCTGGTGTTTCTTCAAGGCGAGTTAATAAGGATGCCTGGAAAGATTAA